TGGGCGGCCTGGGCCGCGTCGGCGGCGGTGATCGGCGGCACGGCCCTTTTCGGGGTCATGGGCATCTTTCCGGCCCTTCTGCCGTCGAGCTTAAGTCCCGCCTTCAGCATGACCATCGAGAACTCGTCCTCCTCGCCGCTTACCCTGTCCATCATGCTGGGCGTGGCCCTGGTGTTCGTTCCCGTGGTCATCGCCTACCAGATCTGGAACTTCAGAACCTTCCGCCATCCGGTGACTAAGGACGATCTGGACTACGAAGAGGCGTATTAACCGGCAACCCGCACCCCTCCTCATATGGCAGGCTGCCCTGGGACGGTCCCGGGGCGGCCTGCCATTGTTTTGGGGGCCCGACCGGGGGTGGGGTGCGGATGCCTGTGAGGCCCGCTGCGTCCCGGGCGGGCCGTCGTCCGGGGTTCATGACGGCGTTGGCTGTAACAATCTTGTGAATCAAGGCGCGAAAGGGGCCGCCGGGGCATGGCGCTTTCCGGTGAAATCTGCTAAAAAGCTGAAAAAACACGGGAGATCAGGCACCTACAGGACGGGCGCCCACCCGGAAGCCTTTCGCGGCGAGCCAGGGCGCCAAACCGACCCCGCCCCCCGTGCGCAAGTGAAAGGAGTTCGGCAGGCAGTCCGTTCTGACAACGACAGTCCCCCACTCCCGCATGCCGTGAAAGGAGAGCCCATGCTTGCCCTGCTGCGCCGTTTCGCACCCCGCAGGCGCGTCTATATGACCGGCCTTCTGGAACATTACGCCCCTGTGGCCCGGAGTCTGGCCGTGGTGGAGGAGGCCTTCGGCCGCTACGTGCGCAAAAGCGCCGACCGGGGATATCAGATGCTGGCCGGGCGCATCGACGCCCTGGAGGGCGAGGCCGACCGCATCAAGCGCCGGGTGCGCAACCATCTGCCCCCGGCCGGGCTCATGGTCGTGGACAAGACCCTTTTCCTTTCCTACACGCGCCACCAGGACAACATCCTGGACGCCGCCCAGGAGGCCCTGACCTGGCTTGGCATGGGCGACCCGGACGTGCCGCCGGACGTGCTCGATCTTTTCGAGGACTATCTGGCCCGGGTGAAAAAGACCGTGCGCCGCTTGAAACCCGCCCTGGCTGACACCATCGCCCTCGTCCTGGACGGTACCCTTGACCGGACGGCGGTCAAACGCCGCCACCACGAGGTGCGCCAGCGCCACCTGAAGGCGGAGCGGGTGCGCCGCGACCTTCTGGCCTCGCTTTTTGCGGCCACGGCCGATTTCCGGGACGTGTACCGCCTGTTGCGGGTCCTGGAATGCCTGGAGCACATGAGCCACGAGGCCGAGGCCTGCGCCGACACCCTGCGGGCCATGATCGCCCGGTAGCGCGCCTTCCCAGTCCCGTTACGACGAGCGTTTTGTTGTTTCTGTTTGTCGCCTGGCCGAAACAGATCTGTTTCGGCCGGAGCCGATACCTTTTCGATTCGCATCCGGGCGCCCCTGCAGCAGGCCTGCGTCGAAATCCCGTAGCGTCCCGTGACGGCGGCCTCGCCCAAAAAACGCACCACGGGGAGTCGGCCCTTCATGGCGGGGTATCGTATGCGGAACCCGCCGGGAGGATTGATAAGGGCGGAACCCTCCCTGATGCACGCCAGCTGCCTGCCGCGTGCGATACTGCGACGCCAGGGGTTGTGTATTGTCATGCAGTTGCGCTATGTCTGCACACAGCATTTTTGAACATGGAGCCGTACATGACCTCATCCCCCGCGACCCCCCAGGCATCCTTGGTGAACATCCTCAGCATCGGCTTCCTCATCGTCGGCAATCTGATCGGCGCAGGCATCCTGGCCCTGCCGATCAACACCGGCCTGTCAGGATTCATCCCCTCAATGTTCGGTCTCTTCCTGACCTCGGCCGCCATGTTTTATTCCGCGATCATCCTCAGCCGTGAGGCGGTCGGCAGGCAACGAAGCACCTTTAATTTTCCAAGCCTCTACCTGGAACACCTGGGTGTTGGTGGAAAATGGGTGGCGGTCGTCGCCAACCTGATCATTCTTTACGGATTGTTGACCGCCTATCTCACGGGCATCACCGCCATCATCAACAAACTTTTCGATCTCAACATCCCCACGGTCTGGCTCATGCTGGGTTTTTTTCTCATGACCTCGCTCATCTCCCTGGCCAGCGTGGACAAGATCATGAAATACATCGCCGTGATCGTGGTGGTGAAGTGCGGGATGTTCGTGGTCATTGCCTGGATGGGCGGCATGCACGTCAAGGCCGCAAACCTTTCCCATTCAGACTGGGCCTTGTTCGTGTGCGGCATTCCCATCCTGGTGACCGCCTTCCATTTCCACAACATCATCCCCGCCATTTGCGAAAGCCTCCGGTGGAACCAAAAAACCATCAATAAAACCATGCTGGTGGGCATGAGCCTGGGCTTTGCGATGAACGCCACCTGGCTCTTGGTGGGCATCGGCGTGTTGCCCCTGGACAACAGCCCCGTCGGGCTGATCAACGCCTTCGAACAGAATCTGCCGGCCACAATCCCCCTGGCTCAGATCATGAATTCCGAAACCTTTCTCATCCTGGCGGGCGCGTTTTCCCTGGCGGCCATCACCACCGCCTATCTGGCCAACGGCCTGGGACTTATCGGCTTCATGGACGATTTGACCAACCAGTTCACAGGCAGGACCAACCCCATTTTGAGCCGGGCCCTGGCCTTTCTGCCGCCGCTTCTCATCGCGCTGGTGTACCCGGACATCTTCCTTGAAGCGATCAACTTCGCCGGCGGCTTCGGCATCGTGACCCTGTTTGGCATCCTGCCGAGCATCATCGCCATTCGTCGGGCCAGGACGCCTGTGGAAAAAGGGCTCGGCGTGGCCATGCTGGTTCTGTTCGCGCTGTTTTTTCTCGCGGAGGCCGGCCAGGAATTCGGCATGCTGAAGATCACTCCCGAAACCGAACACTGGCAGCAGTGACGTCTTGCCCACGGTTCCCGGTTCGCTGTCCCTGACGGCGAACCGGGCGCTGACGGCGTCCCCAACCCCCTATCCGGTCACGGAGCCTTCATGCCCGCTATCGACCTGAGCGTCTTCGACCTGTTCAAGATCGGCCCCGGTCCCTCCAGTTCGCATACCATCGGGCCAATGAAAGCCGGTTATGAGTTCATCCAGGCCGCCAGGGCGCTTCCGGCCGAGGCGCTGGCCAAGGCCGCCGGAATCGAGGTCCGGCTGTACGGGAGCCTTTCGGCCACCGGCAAGGGCCATGGCACGGATCGCGCGGTCCTGGCCGGACTGCTTGGCCGTTCACCGGAATCCTGCTCCCCGGACTTTCTCGACGATCTGGCCAGAACCCCCCTGGCCGGGCGTCCCGTGGATCTGGGCGGCGTGCGCTTGATGCTCAATGCCGGGAACGTCATTTTCGACGCCGTCGAACACGACCACCCTTTTAACAATACCCTGGTCATCCGGCTCACCACCGCCGATCCCCAGGCCGCGCCGCTTCTTGAGCGCGAGTATTATTCCGTGGGCGGGGGCTTCATCCAGATCAAGGGGCAGGAAGAGCCGCCGCGCGGGACGCCGCTTTATCCCTATGGAACCATGGCCGAACTCAAGGAGCGCCTGGCCGAGAACGATCTGAGCCTGCCCCGGCTGATCCTGGAAAACGAGATGGCTGTGACCGGGGCTGACGAAACGACGGTCATGGCCGGTGTGGACACGATCCTGCGGGTGATGGATGCAGCCGTGAGCGCAGGCCTTGCGGCCGAGGGCGTGCTCCCCGGCCCGATCGGCCTGGCGCGCAAGGCCAAACGCATCCTGGAACGCTCACGGATCAAAAGCCAGGTGCAGGAAACGATCATCGGCCACATGTGCGCCTATGCCTTTGCGGTCGCGGAGGAGAACGCGGCCGGACATATCATCGTCACCGCGCCGACCTGCGGGTCGGCCGGCATCATCCCGGCCATGGCCCGGATCATGCGCACGCGGCTTTCGCTTCCCGAACAGTCCATCCGCGAAGGGCTGCTGGCGGCGGCGGCGATTGGGTTTCTGGCCAAACACAACGCCACCATCGCAGGCGCGGAAGGGGGTTGCCAGGCCGAAATCGGGGTGGCTTCGGCCATGGCGGCGGCGATGCTGGCCCAGGCCTCGGGCTACGGTCCCCATGTCACCGAACACGCGGCGGAAACCGCTCTGGAGCACCACCTGGGCATGACCTGCGATCCTGTCGGCGGCTACGTCCAGATTCCCTGCATCGAACGCAACGCCGTGAGCGTGGTCAAGGCCTATACCGCCTTCATCATCGCCTCGGATGAATCTCCGGCCACGCACAAGGTCGGCCTGGACCAGGCCATCGCGGCCATGATGGACACCGGCAGGGACATGAGCTGCAAGTACAAGGAGACGGCCCAGGGCGGCCTGGCGGTCTGCGTGGCCACCTGTTGAGACGGATCGGGCTGTGCGGATCAAAGACCCTGCGATCCGCAGCGTATGCTGCCTGATCAGCCCCGCGCCGCGTGCCGGGCCATGGCCGCCACAATCAGATGATGAAACGGCAGGATGATCGTGAAATAGACCGGGCCGGTCCAATGCCGGTAGCGCACGATGGTCGCCACATGGCGCAGACTTTCCCCGGCCTCGCCGGTCCCGGCAGAGACCGCCACATACGCGGCCAGATGCCTGTCAGAGGCCTCGGCGATCCAGTACCGTCCCTTCTCGGCCGCCGTGACCGTGAAAAATGTGGCCTTCGCCCCGGGCGTAAACGAAACCTCCGAAAGCCGTTCCCCTTGTCCGCCCGATTCCCGGCGAAGCCCCAAAAGCCCTGCCAATAGCCCGCGCAACCGGAAGAGAGCCCGCATCCATCCCGGACGATAGGACAGGAGATCGGCCACGAACCGGCCAAGCTCCTTGTTGCAGGCCACGGTTTTCACGTCCACATGGTCGGCCCCCTCGGCCAGGGCTTCGATCTCCGGAATGGATGCCGCGCCGGGCATGTCTGCCCCCTTCCTGGCGCCTCCCATGGAAAACACCCCCGTGATTTGATGAAAAGCTCTCTTTTTTCGGCATGTCGCTGCGGGGAAGGGGAGTCGGGCGGGCATCGGCTGCGGACCTTGACCCCCCTCCATGTCGCCGTGTGGGGGGAGATGCCGGTTCAAAGGACAACGCAGAAAAACGCCCTGCCGGGCCTCCCGGGCGCGACACGCGCGCAGGATAGGCGGCCTGCGTGAAGGCGGCGTGACGGCCAGCCGCATCCTTCAGGATAGGCCCAAAAGGGACAGCACCTCGAAGCAGATGGCCCCCATGACCGCCGCCGCCGGGATGGTCAGCACCCAGGCCATGACCAGGTTTCCGGCCACCCCCCAGCGTACGGCGGACAGCCGTTTCGAGGCCCCCACGCCGATGACCGCCGTGGAGATGGTATGCGTGGTGCTGATGGGCGCGCCGAAGGCCGAGGCCCCGGTGATGACCAGGGCGGCGGCGGTCTCGGCCGCGAAGCCGTGGATGGGTTCGAGCTTGAATATCTTGTGCCCCATGGTCTTGACGATCTTCCAGCCCCCCGTGGCCGTGCCCAGGCCCATGGCCAGGGCGCAGGACAGCTTGACCCACAGCGGCACGGCCATCTCCGGGATCTGATGAAAGGTGAAAAGGGCCAGGGTGATGATGCCCATGGTTTT
Above is a genomic segment from Desulfolutivibrio sulfodismutans DSM 3696 containing:
- a CDS encoding DUF47 domain-containing protein; translation: MLALLRRFAPRRRVYMTGLLEHYAPVARSLAVVEEAFGRYVRKSADRGYQMLAGRIDALEGEADRIKRRVRNHLPPAGLMVVDKTLFLSYTRHQDNILDAAQEALTWLGMGDPDVPPDVLDLFEDYLARVKKTVRRLKPALADTIALVLDGTLDRTAVKRRHHEVRQRHLKAERVRRDLLASLFAATADFRDVYRLLRVLECLEHMSHEAEACADTLRAMIAR
- a CDS encoding aromatic amino acid transport family protein produces the protein MTSSPATPQASLVNILSIGFLIVGNLIGAGILALPINTGLSGFIPSMFGLFLTSAAMFYSAIILSREAVGRQRSTFNFPSLYLEHLGVGGKWVAVVANLIILYGLLTAYLTGITAIINKLFDLNIPTVWLMLGFFLMTSLISLASVDKIMKYIAVIVVVKCGMFVVIAWMGGMHVKAANLSHSDWALFVCGIPILVTAFHFHNIIPAICESLRWNQKTINKTMLVGMSLGFAMNATWLLVGIGVLPLDNSPVGLINAFEQNLPATIPLAQIMNSETFLILAGAFSLAAITTAYLANGLGLIGFMDDLTNQFTGRTNPILSRALAFLPPLLIALVYPDIFLEAINFAGGFGIVTLFGILPSIIAIRRARTPVEKGLGVAMLVLFALFFLAEAGQEFGMLKITPETEHWQQ
- a CDS encoding L-serine ammonia-lyase; protein product: MPAIDLSVFDLFKIGPGPSSSHTIGPMKAGYEFIQAARALPAEALAKAAGIEVRLYGSLSATGKGHGTDRAVLAGLLGRSPESCSPDFLDDLARTPLAGRPVDLGGVRLMLNAGNVIFDAVEHDHPFNNTLVIRLTTADPQAAPLLEREYYSVGGGFIQIKGQEEPPRGTPLYPYGTMAELKERLAENDLSLPRLILENEMAVTGADETTVMAGVDTILRVMDAAVSAGLAAEGVLPGPIGLARKAKRILERSRIKSQVQETIIGHMCAYAFAVAEENAAGHIIVTAPTCGSAGIIPAMARIMRTRLSLPEQSIREGLLAAAAIGFLAKHNATIAGAEGGCQAEIGVASAMAAAMLAQASGYGPHVTEHAAETALEHHLGMTCDPVGGYVQIPCIERNAVSVVKAYTAFIIASDESPATHKVGLDQAIAAMMDTGRDMSCKYKETAQGGLAVCVATC
- a CDS encoding DUF2867 domain-containing protein — its product is MPGAASIPEIEALAEGADHVDVKTVACNKELGRFVADLLSYRPGWMRALFRLRGLLAGLLGLRRESGGQGERLSEVSFTPGAKATFFTVTAAEKGRYWIAEASDRHLAAYVAVSAGTGEAGESLRHVATIVRYRHWTGPVYFTIILPFHHLIVAAMARHAARG